In a genomic window of Microterricola viridarii:
- the solA gene encoding N-methyl-L-tryptophan oxidase has translation MNVAVVGLGAMGANALWRLAERGVSVVGFEQFQVAHPLGSSHGVTRLFREACLEHPDLTPIAQLSKRLFRELEELSGQELLRITGGVMLGAPDSDVIAGTRAAASAHGLQLEELDAGELAARFPLLAGLAPADVAVLDPGAGVAFPEPTIRAAVVRARALGATVLENTRVLAIEPGEDGVVIRTASGQWLADRVILAQGAWLAAELPWVSLQPIRTPMTWFEPAEPADAADFGLEHLPVFVRQLSESEVLWGHGSVGAAAGPEKGALLKAGVGDIWQERVRIDPDELDRGVKPADWRQVSELLGRAVPGIEPLPARVDPCMVTISPDDQFVVGPSPRHPRVIVGGGDSGHAFKHGPALGEILARFALDEPQLVDTAFIDPARFA, from the coding sequence GTGAATGTTGCAGTTGTCGGCCTCGGAGCGATGGGGGCCAATGCACTGTGGCGGCTCGCCGAGCGCGGGGTGAGCGTCGTCGGGTTCGAGCAGTTCCAGGTCGCGCACCCGCTCGGTTCCTCGCACGGCGTCACCCGGCTGTTCCGCGAGGCCTGCCTGGAGCACCCCGACCTGACACCGATCGCGCAGCTCTCCAAGCGACTGTTCCGCGAGCTGGAGGAGCTGAGCGGCCAGGAGCTGCTGCGCATCACCGGCGGCGTGATGCTGGGCGCCCCCGATTCCGACGTGATCGCGGGCACGCGGGCCGCGGCATCCGCACACGGCCTACAGCTGGAGGAGCTCGACGCCGGCGAGCTGGCCGCGCGGTTCCCGCTGCTGGCCGGGCTGGCCCCGGCGGATGTCGCGGTGCTCGACCCCGGGGCGGGCGTCGCGTTCCCCGAGCCGACGATCCGCGCCGCCGTCGTGCGGGCGCGCGCGCTCGGCGCCACGGTGCTCGAGAACACCCGCGTGCTCGCGATCGAGCCGGGCGAGGATGGCGTCGTCATCCGCACGGCGAGCGGGCAGTGGCTGGCCGACCGCGTGATCCTCGCCCAGGGCGCCTGGCTGGCGGCCGAGCTGCCGTGGGTCAGCCTGCAGCCGATCCGCACGCCGATGACCTGGTTCGAGCCGGCCGAGCCCGCGGATGCCGCGGACTTCGGCCTCGAGCACCTGCCCGTGTTCGTGCGCCAGCTGAGCGAGAGCGAGGTGCTCTGGGGGCACGGCTCGGTGGGGGCGGCAGCCGGCCCGGAGAAGGGCGCGCTGCTCAAGGCCGGCGTCGGCGACATCTGGCAGGAGCGGGTGCGCATCGACCCGGACGAGCTGGACCGCGGCGTGAAGCCGGCCGACTGGCGGCAGGTCTCGGAGCTGCTCGGCCGGGCCGTGCCCGGCATCGAGCCGCTGCCGGCCCGCGTCGACCCGTGCATGGTGACGATCTCGCCGGACGACCAGTTCGTCGTGGGCCCGTCGCCCCGGCATCCGCGGGTGATCGTCGGCGGCGGCGACAGCGGGCACGCCTTCAAGCACGGCCCGGCGCTCGGAGAGATCCTGGCCCGCTTCGCCCTCGACGAGCCGCAGCTCGTCGACACCGCCTTCATCGACCCGGCCCGCTTCGCCTAG